The proteins below are encoded in one region of Belonocnema kinseyi isolate 2016_QV_RU_SX_M_011 chromosome 3, B_treatae_v1, whole genome shotgun sequence:
- the LOC117170059 gene encoding uncharacterized protein LOC117170059, translating into MNEVKFFIILLIIYFLKTDIDAYRILGVFAWSYKSHNMLFQTLMKSLAKQGHQVDVISHYELENPPENYRTILNLANLEVVLPEVQFDSVEKTKDNTDDMIASAEKGMALCALLSHEKMQHILRNPPKNPGYDLIIIEGEGLCCLYALGPFFNIPLITITASKEFPWVSELAGNPRSTAFSPMHLLGKTEINTFLDRLLNTVQSFIYTYRYYSLTEKQTEIIRKYLGPDLPSVREAEKMVALTIVNTHHSIQGIRPTTPAFIEAGGLHIEETHANFTTELKQWMDESKDGVVYFSLGTAATLESLPKEKVSAIYSSFAKFAPIRFLIKAREGKILPPGVPKNAKTLTWIPQMAVLNHNNTIGFITHGGLHSIEEAIYFATPVIGVPLFIDQYQNVEILVNKNMGVQLNYDEITEPILTEALTKILRDSKYREAAKYHSRLFRDRPMSPMKTVIFWIEYVIRNGAGPLRSPALDLYWWQQELLDVYGFLLLCFILPLYLIFIRVKLIVKKHTAKYSNLTKQKVCFLVRSKMRQGVGASERRRNRKTRSVLERSVAESTSTLKLRIHFFIVKLTTKMKSIQYFVTLLILFLTTEISAYRILGVFPVGYTSHNILFQSLMKGLARRGHQVDVISHYEPKDTPENYKTILNLATINADTPKSTFDSIQEPIGIFKDTVKTSERLLGFHICEQMAHKEIQQIIKNPPTDPGYDIVITEGLAANCYYAWGHIFNVPVVSITASMELPWVANNVGNPLSTAFFPTLPVAKLEIKTFWDRLQNTLQAKIAIYRFLSFTENQSEVIKKYLSPNIRSIREAERMVALTLVNTHYSMQGVRPTTPAFIEIAGLHIEEDESKLTRGLKRWMDESKDGVVYVALGTTMPLEILSKKILQAIYSSFAKLAPIKVLMKKSRGHKFPPGLPKNVLTMPWIPQIPILGHNNTKVFITHGGIHSVQEAIYFAVPIIGIPVFYDQYLNIEIAVKKKMGIQLIHDKITEESLDEALMKILTDPIYREAARNSSKLFRDRPMSPMDTTAFWIEYTMRNGAQPLRSPALDLYWWQTELLDVYGFLLSCSLITIYLFYIMIKAAFKMCFGKNPKPQLKRD; encoded by the exons AtgaatgaagttaaattttttataatattattaataatttacttCCTCAAAACGGACATTGACGCGTACAGGATTTTAGGTGTCTTTGCTTGGTCCTATAAAAGTCATAATATGCTATTTCAAACCTTAATGAAAAGTTTAGCAAAACAAGGCCATCAAGTGGATGTTATTTCACATTATGAGTTGGAAAACCCTCCAGAAAATTATAGAACAATACTCAATTTAGCAAATTTAGAAGTTGTACTTCCTGAAGTCCAGTTTGATTCggttgaaaaaacaaaagataacacAGATGACATGATTGCCAGCGCAGAGAAAGGAATGGCTCTCTGTGCACTACTGTCTCATGAGAAGATGCAACACATTCTTCGAAACCCTCCGAAAAATCCGGGATATGATCTCATCATCATAGAG ggCGAGGGATTATGTTGCCTCTACGCCTTAGGTCCATTTTTCAATATACCTCTAATCACAATAACTGCCAGTAAAGAATTTCCATGGGTATCAGAATTAGCTGGAAATCCCAGATCTACAGCTTTTTCCCCAATGCATTTGTTAGGGAAAACTGAGATTAATACATTTTTGGATCGTCTCTTAAACACCGTACAAAGCTTCATTTATACATACAGATATTACTCTCTGACGGAAAAGCAAActgaaataattcgaaaatatttgggGCCAGATCTTCCCTCGGTTAGAGAGGCTGAAAAAATGGTGGCTTTAACTATAGTTAATACACATCACAGCATACAAGGTATTAGACCAACGACACCAGCTTTCATTGAAGCAGGAGGACTGCACATAGAGGAGACACACGCCAATTTCACCACA GAACTCAAACAATGGATGGATGAAAGCAAAGATGGCGTAGTTTACTTCTCATTAGGAACTGCAGCTACACTAGAATCACTTCCAAAGGAGAAAGTATCAGCAATTTACTCATCATTCGCCAAATTCGCACCGATAAGGTTTTTAATCAAAGCAAGAGAAGGAAAAATCCTTCCACCTGGAGTTCCGAAGAATGCCAAGACTCTGACTTGGATTCCACAAATGGCTGttctaa aTCACAATAACACAATCGGATTTATCACCCATGGTGGGCTTCACAGTATTGAAGAAGCCATTTATTTTGCCACGCCGGTCATTGGAGTTCCATTGTTTATTGATCAATATCAAAACGTAGAGatattagttaataaaaatatggGTGTCCAATTAAATTACGATGAAATTACTGAACCCATATTGACTGAAGCACTAACAAAGATATTGAGGGATTCAAAATACag AGAAGCTGCGAAATATCATTCACGCCTTTTTCGAGACAGACCAATGAGCCCAATGAAAACTGTTATCTTTTGGATAGAATATGTAATAAGGAATGGTGCAGGGCCTTTAAGATCACCAGCTTTAGACCTTTACTGGTGGCAACAGGAACTGTTAGATGTATATGgatttttattactttgttttaTATTAccactttatttaatttttattcgagtaaaattgattgttaaaaagcaTACTGCTAAATATTCCAA TTTGACAAAACAAAAGGTATGCTTCCTTGTTCGGAGTAAAATGAGGCAAGGAGTGGGGGCgagcgaacgaaggagaaatcggaaaacgagaagtgtcttaGAGAGAAGTGTCGCAGAGTCTACT TCCACTTTAAagctaagaatacattttttcatagtgAAATTAACAACAAAGATGAAATCCATCCAGTATTTCGTAACACTATTAATATTGTTTCTCACAACAGAAATCAGTGCATACAGAATCCTTGGTGTATTTCCGGTTGGATACACAAGtcacaacattttatttcaatcgcTGATGAAGGGCTTGGCTAGGCGAGGCCATCAAGTGGACGTTATTTCGCATTATGAACCCAAAGATACacctgaaaattataaaacaattctCAATTTGGCAACCATAAATGCTGATACCCCTAAGTCAACATTTGATTCAATTCAAGAACCAATCGGTATCTTTAAAGATACGGTAAAAACTAGTGAAAGGTTGTTAGGATTTCATATTTGTGAACAAATGGCTCACAAAGAAATACAACAGATTATTAAGAATCCTCCTACTGATCCAGGTTACGATATCGTCATCACAGAG ggtTTAGCAGCGAACTGCTACTATGCTTGGGGTCATATTTTCAATGTACCTGTAGTATCTATCACAGCCAGTATGGAACTTCCTTGGGTTGCCAATAATGTTGGAAATCCTTTGTCAACAGCTTTTTTTCCGACACTTCCAGTAGCTAAATTGGAGATTAAAACCTTTTGGGATAGACTGCAAAACACGTTGCAAGCTAAAATTGCTATTTACAGATTTCtttcttttactgaaaaccagtcagaagtaataaaaaaatacttaagtcCCAATATCCGAAGTATTAGAGAAGCTGAAAGAATGGTTGCATTGACTTTAGTGAATACGCATTACTCAATGCAGGGTGTTAGACCAACCACACCAGCATTTATCGAAATAGCTGGGTTGCATATAGAGGAAGACGAATCCAAATTGACCAGa GGGTTGAAAAGGTGGATGGATGAAAGTAAGGATGGTGTTGTCTATGTCGCACTCGGCACTACAATGCCattagaaattctttcaaaaaaaatactgCAAGCAATTTATTCGTCATTTGCAAAACTTGCACCAATTaaagttttgatgaaaaaatccAGAGGACATAAATTTCCACCTGGCCTTCCAAAGAATGTTCTCACCATGCCATGGATTCCACAAATTCCCATTCTAG GACACAATAATACAAAAGTGTTTATAACGCATGGAGGTATCCATAGTGTTCAAGAAGCTATTTATTTTGCCGTTCCCATCATTGGTATTCCAGTGTTTTATGATCAATATCTGAATATCGAAATTgcagtcaagaaaaaaatgggTATTCAATTGATTCACGATAAAATTACTGAAGAGTCACTGGATGAGGCACTAATGAAAATATTAACAGACCCCATATATag GGAAGCTGCAAGAAATAGTTCAAAACTTTTTCGAGATCGGCCAATGAGTCCTATGGATACTACAGCCTTCTGGATAGAATACACCATGAGAAATGGAGCACAACCTTTACGCTCACCCGCACTTGATTTATATTGGTGGCAAACAGAACTCTTGGATGTTTACGGATTTTTGTTATCCTGCTCTCTAataacaatttatctattttacatTATGATAAAAGCCGCTTTTAAAATGTGTTTTGGAAAAAATCCCAAACCACAATTAAAGAGAGACTGA